Proteins found in one Microcella daejeonensis genomic segment:
- a CDS encoding GNAT family N-acetyltransferase → MVTFRPARTTDPAAAALLAQYFDARAEGFPVEQGPYRCPVPVEADFVEPHGVLLIVEGENLAGEPADVGCGGIRTVPDGPLGPRRELKHLWVQPHTRRLGYGRALVDELERRARAMGAAELVLDTHTAQAAAGALYARLGFVSIPAYNDNPNATVWLGKPLD, encoded by the coding sequence ATGGTGACGTTCCGCCCCGCGCGCACGACCGATCCCGCCGCCGCCGCCCTGCTCGCGCAGTACTTCGACGCGCGCGCCGAGGGCTTCCCCGTCGAGCAGGGGCCGTACCGCTGCCCCGTGCCCGTGGAGGCGGACTTCGTGGAGCCGCACGGCGTGCTGCTGATCGTCGAGGGCGAGAACCTCGCGGGCGAGCCCGCCGATGTGGGATGCGGCGGGATCCGCACCGTGCCCGACGGCCCTCTCGGCCCGCGCCGCGAGCTCAAGCACTTGTGGGTGCAGCCGCATACGCGGCGGCTGGGCTACGGCCGCGCCCTCGTCGACGAGCTGGAGCGCCGCGCCCGCGCCATGGGCGCGGCCGAGCTCGTGCTCGACACCCACACGGCGCAGGCCGCGGCGGGCGCCCTCTACGCGAGGCTCGGCTTCGTGAGCATCCCGGCCTACAACGACAACCCGAACGCGACCGTCTGGCTCGGCAAGCCGCTCGACTGA
- a CDS encoding TIGR01777 family oxidoreductase: MAEPREPGAPRAPRAPRTAPAKKRSPRATPAAAEAPADAAPQRVLIAGASGMIGTELQRQLHEAGHTVLTLVRRSPRSETEFAWSPESRVLDARVLDDVDAVINLSGASISRIPWTAGWKKQILESRISATRALAEGMGMAASPPATFISGSAVGFYGDRPAERLTESASRGEGFLADVVEAWEQAAGLAPEGVRTVLARTGLVIGDGGAMAPLRLLTRFGLAARVGTGGQHWPWISLHDEAAALVHLLTSPLRGPVNLAGPTPATADRITRALARAMHRPHAFVLPETLIRLGMGEAGEQLLLPSQKMLPTALLGDGFRFRHETVEQAIEELVRGRAAA; this comes from the coding sequence GTGGCCGAGCCCCGCGAGCCCGGCGCGCCGCGCGCGCCACGGGCCCCTCGAACCGCGCCCGCGAAGAAGCGCTCCCCCCGGGCGACCCCGGCGGCAGCGGAGGCCCCGGCCGACGCGGCGCCCCAGCGGGTGCTCATCGCGGGAGCCTCCGGCATGATCGGCACCGAGCTGCAGCGCCAGCTGCACGAAGCAGGGCACACGGTGCTGACGCTCGTGCGGCGCTCCCCGCGCTCCGAGACCGAGTTCGCCTGGTCGCCCGAGTCGCGCGTGCTCGACGCGCGCGTGCTCGACGACGTCGATGCGGTGATCAACCTCTCGGGGGCATCCATCAGCCGGATCCCGTGGACGGCGGGCTGGAAGAAGCAGATCCTCGAGTCGCGCATCTCGGCGACCCGGGCGCTCGCCGAGGGGATGGGGATGGCCGCCTCGCCGCCCGCGACCTTCATCAGCGGCTCGGCCGTGGGCTTCTACGGCGACCGGCCGGCCGAGCGGCTCACCGAATCGGCCTCCCGCGGCGAGGGCTTCCTCGCCGACGTGGTGGAGGCGTGGGAGCAGGCTGCGGGACTCGCCCCCGAGGGGGTGCGCACCGTGCTCGCCCGTACCGGCCTCGTCATCGGCGACGGCGGAGCGATGGCCCCCCTGCGGCTGCTGACGCGGTTCGGTCTCGCCGCCCGGGTCGGCACCGGCGGCCAGCACTGGCCGTGGATCAGCCTGCACGACGAGGCCGCGGCGCTCGTGCACCTGCTCACCTCCCCGCTGCGGGGCCCGGTCAACCTCGCCGGTCCGACGCCGGCGACGGCCGATCGCATCACGCGCGCGCTCGCCCGGGCGATGCACCGGCCGCACGCCTTCGTGCTGCCCGAGACCCTCATCCGGCTCGGAATGGGCGAGGCGGGCGAGCAGCTGCTGCTGCCGAGTCAGAAGATGCTGCCGACGGCGCTGCTCGGCGACGGATTCCGGTTCCGGCATGAGACCGTCGAGCAGGCGATCGAGGAGCTCGTGCGGGGGCGCGCGGCCGCGTAG
- the dapA gene encoding 4-hydroxy-tetrahydrodipicolinate synthase, translated as MTADGEVDWPGVEKHIDNLISHGADGIVVTGTTGETSTLTDAEKLRLVEVGKSVSAGRASIITGGGSNETAHAIELYKASEKAGADGVMVVTPYYNKPTQAGVLTHFRMVADATDLPVILYDIPGRAGIEIKYETILRAAKHPNILAVKDAKGDLSEVSRVMNQTDLLYFAGDDANALPTLAIGGTGLIGVTANIAPAPYRTIVDAVNSNDLATATAAHRALEPLVRAIMTHVPGTVAAKYVLHGLGRIDSPRVRLPLVGPEDHEAAIIEDEMALVRDIAGVDLSRFRPDRNAAAGGALPKVAGTTR; from the coding sequence ATGACGGCCGACGGCGAGGTCGACTGGCCGGGCGTCGAGAAGCACATCGACAACCTCATCTCCCACGGCGCCGACGGCATCGTCGTCACCGGCACGACGGGCGAGACGAGCACGCTGACCGACGCCGAGAAGCTGCGGCTGGTCGAGGTCGGCAAGTCCGTGAGCGCGGGCCGGGCATCCATCATCACGGGCGGCGGCTCGAACGAGACCGCGCACGCGATCGAGCTGTACAAGGCGAGCGAGAAGGCCGGCGCCGACGGCGTGATGGTCGTCACGCCGTACTACAACAAGCCCACGCAGGCCGGGGTCCTCACGCACTTCCGCATGGTCGCCGACGCGACCGATCTGCCGGTCATCCTGTACGACATCCCGGGCCGCGCCGGCATCGAGATCAAGTACGAGACCATCCTGCGCGCCGCGAAGCACCCGAACATCCTCGCCGTCAAGGACGCGAAGGGCGACCTCAGCGAGGTCAGCCGCGTCATGAACCAGACCGACCTGCTGTACTTCGCCGGCGACGACGCCAACGCGCTGCCGACCCTCGCGATCGGCGGCACCGGCCTCATCGGCGTCACGGCGAACATCGCGCCCGCGCCGTACCGAACGATCGTGGACGCGGTGAACAGCAACGACCTCGCGACCGCGACGGCCGCCCACCGGGCCCTGGAGCCCCTCGTGCGCGCCATCATGACGCACGTGCCGGGCACCGTCGCCGCCAAGTACGTGCTGCACGGCCTCGGCCGGATCGACTCCCCGCGCGTGCGCCTGCCGCTCGTCGGCCCCGAGGATCACGAGGCGGCGATCATCGAGGACGAGATGGCGCTCGTGCGCGACATCGCGGGCGTCGACCTCTCCCGCTTCCGGCCCGACCGCAACGCGGCGGCCGGCGGTGCCCTGCCGAAGGTGGCCGGCACCACCCGATAG
- the thyX gene encoding FAD-dependent thymidylate synthase codes for MAEPQQIQFRSDVTVELVRASAHDSDVLFAARVSTQGEKTLDAAAAGDDATARDRGLINYLMRDRHGSPFEHNSMTFYVQAPIFVFREFMRHRIASYNEESGRYRELNPVFYVPGPERNLVQVGKPGAYEFLPGTPEQTALVDAEVRGVCEAAYASYQRMLDAGIAREVARAVLPVTIYSSMYVTMNARSLMNFLSLRTKREGTTFPSFPQREIEMVADQMEQHFAALMPLTFETFDANGRVAP; via the coding sequence GTGGCCGAACCGCAGCAGATCCAGTTCCGCTCCGACGTGACCGTCGAGCTCGTCCGGGCCAGCGCCCACGACTCCGACGTGCTGTTCGCGGCCCGGGTGTCGACGCAGGGGGAGAAGACCCTCGATGCGGCCGCCGCCGGCGACGACGCGACCGCGCGCGACCGCGGTCTCATCAACTACCTCATGCGCGACCGCCACGGCTCGCCCTTCGAGCACAACTCGATGACCTTCTACGTGCAGGCGCCGATCTTCGTGTTCCGAGAGTTCATGCGGCACCGCATCGCCTCCTACAACGAGGAGTCGGGCCGCTACCGCGAGCTCAACCCCGTCTTCTACGTACCCGGCCCCGAGCGCAACCTCGTGCAGGTCGGCAAGCCCGGCGCCTACGAGTTCCTGCCCGGCACCCCCGAGCAGACCGCCCTCGTCGACGCGGAGGTGCGCGGGGTCTGCGAGGCGGCCTACGCCTCCTACCAGCGGATGCTCGACGCGGGCATCGCGCGCGAGGTGGCCCGCGCCGTCCTCCCCGTCACGATCTACAGCTCGATGTACGTCACGATGAACGCCCGCTCGCTCATGAACTTCCTCAGCCTGCGCACCAAGCGCGAGGGCACGACGTTCCCCTCCTTCCCGCAGCGCGAGATCGAGATGGTCGCCGATCAGATGGAGCAGCACTTCGCCGCGCTCATGCCTCTCACCTTCGAGACCTTCGACGCGAACGGCCGCGTGGCGCCCTAG
- a CDS encoding DUF4395 domain-containing protein: protein MSAATGTGAAPGIDPRGPRFGAAITAVLLLVVVALGLSGASLAAGGLLTVLVAIFAWGAFAGIRRHPWGAVYKALVAPRLAPPTDREDPAAPTFAQLVGFVITAAGLVLHLLGVPGALVVAAGMAFVAAFLNAVFDYCLGCQLYVLLVRAGLIRPRRAAAA from the coding sequence GTGAGCGCCGCGACCGGCACCGGCGCCGCACCCGGCATCGATCCGCGCGGGCCGCGCTTCGGCGCCGCCATCACGGCGGTGCTGCTGCTCGTCGTGGTCGCGCTCGGCCTGAGCGGGGCATCCCTCGCCGCCGGCGGCCTGCTGACGGTGCTCGTCGCGATCTTCGCCTGGGGCGCGTTCGCGGGCATCCGCCGCCACCCCTGGGGCGCCGTCTACAAGGCGCTCGTCGCGCCGCGGCTCGCCCCGCCGACCGACCGCGAGGATCCGGCCGCGCCGACCTTCGCGCAGCTCGTGGGCTTCGTCATCACTGCCGCCGGGCTCGTGCTGCACCTGCTCGGCGTTCCGGGGGCGCTCGTCGTCGCCGCCGGCATGGCCTTCGTCGCCGCGTTCCTCAACGCGGTGTTCGACTACTGCCTGGGCTGCCAGCTGTACGTGCTGCTCGTCCGTGCCGGGCTCATCCGCCCGCGCCGGGCCGCCGCCGCCTGA
- a CDS encoding OsmC family peroxiredoxin yields the protein MAVTSESTTLWFGSLMEGKGTTSLDSSDAAEFPVTWAARAEGEAGRTNPEELLGAAHSSCFSMQLAHNLSLAGHTPESLQVTAAVTFVPGEGVTGSHLLVSAKVPGISAEEFQTFAEEAKATCPISKALGGTSITLEASLA from the coding sequence ATGGCTGTGACCAGCGAATCGACCACCCTCTGGTTCGGATCCCTCATGGAGGGCAAGGGCACGACGAGCCTCGACTCCTCGGACGCCGCGGAGTTCCCCGTCACCTGGGCCGCCCGCGCCGAGGGCGAGGCGGGCCGCACCAACCCCGAGGAGCTGCTCGGCGCCGCCCACTCCTCCTGCTTCTCGATGCAGCTGGCCCACAACCTCAGCCTGGCCGGGCACACGCCCGAGAGCCTGCAGGTGACCGCCGCCGTCACCTTCGTGCCGGGCGAGGGCGTCACCGGCAGCCACCTGCTCGTCAGCGCGAAGGTGCCCGGCATCAGCGCCGAGGAGTTCCAGACCTTCGCCGAGGAGGCGAAGGCCACCTGCCCCATCTCGAAGGCGCTCGGCGGCACGTCGATCACCCTCGAAGCCTCGCTCGCCTAG
- a CDS encoding thioredoxin family protein codes for MDPTSVLLVLVAIVAAATAAGLVIRARRGRVSAVSDGRRDARLAVPGADLTLVQLSSPVCSACGVMRRVTEEIEAADAALGRRELDVTEHPDLARDHAVMSTPTILLVDAAGAVRSRIIGAAKPADVRAAIADARAAAAVAA; via the coding sequence ATGGACCCGACCTCCGTTCTGCTCGTGCTCGTCGCGATCGTCGCCGCCGCGACGGCCGCCGGCCTCGTGATCCGCGCCCGCCGCGGGCGCGTCTCGGCCGTCTCCGACGGGCGACGGGATGCCCGGCTCGCCGTCCCCGGCGCCGATCTCACCCTCGTGCAGCTCTCGAGCCCCGTGTGCTCGGCCTGCGGCGTGATGCGGCGGGTGACCGAGGAGATCGAGGCCGCCGACGCAGCGCTCGGCCGCCGCGAGCTCGACGTCACCGAGCACCCCGACCTCGCGCGGGATCACGCGGTGATGAGCACCCCGACCATCCTGCTCGTCGACGCCGCGGGGGCCGTGCGCTCGCGCATCATCGGTGCCGCCAAGCCCGCCGACGTGCGCGCGGCGATCGCCGATGCTCGCGCCGCCGCGGCGGTGGCCGCGTGA
- a CDS encoding rhodanese-like domain-containing protein, whose amino-acid sequence MADEITVDQLVLERSVGPITLIDVREADEFTAARVPGARLVPLGTVPDAVDSIPDDGTIYVICHSGARSQRAADYLVAHGRNAISVAGGTSAWVQRGLDYDSGPVATEPSS is encoded by the coding sequence ATGGCGGACGAGATCACCGTGGACCAGCTCGTGCTCGAGCGCTCGGTCGGCCCCATCACGCTCATCGACGTCCGGGAGGCGGACGAGTTCACCGCCGCCCGCGTGCCCGGGGCGAGGCTCGTGCCGCTCGGCACCGTCCCCGACGCCGTCGACTCCATCCCCGACGACGGCACGATCTACGTCATCTGCCACTCGGGGGCGCGCTCGCAGCGGGCCGCCGACTACCTGGTCGCGCACGGGCGCAACGCGATCTCCGTCGCGGGCGGCACCTCGGCCTGGGTGCAGCGCGGTCTCGACTACGACTCCGGCCCGGTCGCGACGGAGCCCTCCTCATGA
- a CDS encoding metal-sensitive transcriptional regulator — MSAPVGSEEAKRIANRLRRAQGQLAAVLTMVEEGRDCREVITQLSAVSSAIDRAGFAIIASAMRDCLREDEVEGDEAERAVRMADLERMFLSLA; from the coding sequence ATGAGCGCCCCGGTCGGCTCGGAGGAGGCCAAGCGCATCGCCAACCGGCTGCGTCGCGCCCAGGGGCAGCTCGCCGCGGTGCTGACGATGGTCGAGGAGGGGCGAGACTGCCGCGAGGTCATCACGCAGCTGTCGGCCGTCTCGAGCGCGATCGACCGCGCCGGCTTCGCCATCATCGCCTCCGCGATGCGCGACTGCCTGCGCGAGGACGAGGTCGAGGGTGACGAGGCCGAGCGCGCCGTGCGCATGGCCGACCTCGAGAGGATGTTCCTCAGCCTGGCCTGA
- the dapB gene encoding 4-hydroxy-tetrahydrodipicolinate reductase, with the protein MVIRVAVVGASGRLGGVACRIIEQQSDLELVARLDSRSDLDEMLGADVVLDVTTPGVSPTVVDHAVRSGLKVVVGTSGWSEQRLRGVRTLLAAHEGSAVVVVPNFSVGSVVATHLATIAARFFESIEIVEAHHAAKVDSPSGTAVRTAELIGHARAELGPVVAPHIDQRARGQQVSSVPIHSLRLQGVVAQQDVHFGGTGEVLTLRHETLSSAAYEQGILLALRASARSTGLIVGLDSLIGLEAPAVAPPAAESAP; encoded by the coding sequence ATGGTCATCAGGGTCGCCGTCGTCGGCGCGAGCGGCCGCCTCGGCGGCGTCGCCTGCCGCATCATCGAGCAGCAGTCCGATCTCGAGCTCGTCGCCCGGCTCGACTCCCGCAGCGACCTCGACGAGATGCTCGGGGCCGACGTGGTGCTCGACGTCACGACGCCGGGCGTCTCGCCCACCGTCGTCGACCACGCGGTGCGCTCGGGACTGAAGGTCGTCGTCGGTACGAGCGGCTGGAGCGAGCAGCGTCTTCGCGGCGTGCGCACCCTGCTCGCCGCCCACGAGGGCTCCGCGGTCGTCGTCGTGCCGAACTTCTCGGTCGGCTCGGTCGTCGCCACCCACCTCGCCACGATCGCCGCCCGCTTCTTCGAGTCGATCGAGATCGTCGAGGCGCACCACGCCGCCAAGGTCGACTCGCCGAGCGGCACCGCCGTGCGCACCGCCGAGCTCATCGGCCACGCGCGGGCCGAGCTCGGGCCGGTCGTCGCGCCGCACATCGACCAGCGCGCCCGCGGTCAGCAGGTCTCGAGCGTCCCCATCCACTCGCTGCGGCTGCAGGGTGTCGTCGCCCAGCAGGACGTCCACTTCGGCGGCACGGGCGAGGTGCTCACCCTCCGCCACGAGACCCTGTCCTCCGCGGCGTACGAGCAGGGCATCCTGCTGGCGCTGCGCGCGAGCGCGCGGTCGACGGGCCTCATCGTCGGCCTCGACTCGCTCATCGGGCTCGAGGCGCCGGCGGTCGCGCCGCCCGCCGCGGAGAGCGCCCCCTGA